One genomic segment of Rivularia sp. PCC 7116 includes these proteins:
- the grpE gene encoding helix-turn-helix transcriptional regulator: MSSTSENKIDFTANLLELMQQKDISSFKDLSKVAGVSEYQIQRLRKGEIQQMRLEFLVKLSQALKIDLSELINNFSETNLIKQSASTEQSPSSEIIDLKKEYERLQKQLENQEQLLLAKFQQSSLQILESLLIQFPTAASKAKENRQLPAANIVPLIEKPITRLLQEWGIEAIAQIDTELPYEPEIHQLIEGTAQPQEKVKIRYTGYRQGDKLLYRAKVSPV; encoded by the coding sequence ATGTCATCAACAAGCGAAAACAAAATCGATTTTACTGCGAATTTACTTGAATTAATGCAGCAAAAAGATATTTCTAGCTTTAAAGATTTGAGTAAAGTAGCTGGAGTTTCTGAATATCAAATACAGCGTTTGCGGAAAGGAGAAATTCAGCAAATGCGTTTAGAGTTTTTGGTCAAATTATCTCAAGCACTAAAAATAGATTTGAGCGAGTTAATAAATAATTTTTCTGAAACAAATTTAATTAAACAATCCGCTTCAACTGAGCAGTCACCATCTTCAGAAATAATAGATTTAAAAAAAGAATACGAGCGCTTACAAAAGCAATTAGAAAATCAAGAACAATTGTTACTTGCTAAATTTCAGCAATCGAGTTTACAAATCCTTGAATCGTTATTAATTCAATTTCCGACAGCAGCAAGCAAAGCTAAAGAAAATCGTCAGTTACCAGCAGCGAATATTGTTCCATTGATAGAAAAACCAATTACAAGACTTTTACAAGAATGGGGGATCGAAGCCATTGCACAAATAGATACAGAATTACCTTACGAACCCGAAATCCACCAATTAATAGAAGGCACCGCACAGCCGCAGGAAAAAGTCAAAATTCGTTATACCGGCTACCGTCAAGGAGATAAGTTGCTGTATCGGGCAAAAGTTAGTCCGGTTTAG
- a CDS encoding PAS domain S-box protein: MNKDNVNNESSLSREEIVQEDCQTQHEFASSAGFLLMVINGTSDPIFVKDRQHCWVLANDAYCNFIGRSREEIIGKSDFDLFDNEVADASWEKDEFIFTTSNQNESDECITDGDGTKRFVAIKKCVFSDEEGNQFLISTIRELTQQINQHFQVEARLRESKALLEEILNHIPQAVFWKDSNSVYKGCNSFFADIAGVGDPKLIKGKTDFDLPWKEEEANWFRLNDSRAIESKIPESIVKPQLQADGRQCWLEVNTIPICDANGNVTNVLSTLEDITDRKEVEVTLQKLYEELEIRVHQRTSELTKVVTHLQEEIKQRQAIENQFRLSEEKLQKLSANVPGMLYQFKLGADNQFSFPYISSGCFEIYELSSEQISADASLFISCVHRDEREDFEKSIANSARSLQPWQWEGRIILTSGKTKWIQTASRPQKQQDGSILWDGVVMDVTPLKQAERALKRAYADLEKRVEERTQQLMQSNRSLQKEISDRKSVQSELLTSRQRLALLVEQTPLAVIEWDIDFKVQEWNKAAENIFGYTKQEAIGSHLEFIVSQTALEQIHHLKTALFSQKGGTRIVTENITKEGKTIICEWYNNPLVAVNSEVIGVASLVLNITKREEAQTTLQEQEQFLRNIYQGVEQLIFVVNVLDNREFVYADWNAATEKAIGIKSQNGISKFPEEVFGDVQGAKIRQQYIRCLEAGIAISYEENLTIQNQELCWLTTLNPLRNAEGKIYRIIGTSFNISERKQAETQLKQQTQELETALNELQKAQMQLVKNKKMSSLGNLLAGVAQEINHPANFIYGNISNVNNYAYNLLNLVQLYHNYYPQPASEIQKMLEEVDLKLLLQNLPNLLDSMRIEAQRIREIIAYLHTYSRLDEAQIKKVDLNERLDRTLMMLDNRIQGKLKHPSIQIIKNYGNLPPVECYPSQINQVFINILSNALDAVEESIESKQTKNNNPQIQIRTEFLQSEKVMISIADNGTGIPEDIKGKLFDPFFTTKSVNKATGMGLTISLQIITERHGGSIEYISQPGKGSEFIISIPPHQG; the protein is encoded by the coding sequence ATGAATAAAGACAACGTAAACAATGAATCGTCCCTTAGTCGGGAGGAAATAGTCCAAGAGGATTGTCAAACACAGCACGAATTTGCTTCTTCTGCTGGGTTTTTGCTAATGGTAATCAACGGTACTTCTGACCCTATTTTTGTCAAAGACCGTCAACATTGTTGGGTGCTGGCTAATGATGCGTATTGTAATTTTATTGGACGCAGTAGAGAAGAAATTATCGGTAAATCGGATTTTGACTTGTTTGATAATGAAGTTGCGGATGCGTCTTGGGAAAAAGATGAATTTATTTTTACTACATCTAATCAAAACGAATCTGACGAATGCATTACAGATGGAGATGGAACAAAACGTTTTGTGGCGATAAAAAAATGCGTGTTCAGTGATGAAGAAGGAAATCAGTTTCTTATTAGTACTATTCGAGAATTAACGCAACAAATCAATCAGCATTTTCAGGTGGAAGCAAGACTGCGCGAGTCTAAAGCTTTATTAGAAGAGATTTTAAACCATATACCACAAGCGGTTTTTTGGAAAGATTCTAATTCTGTGTACAAGGGTTGCAATAGCTTTTTTGCAGATATTGCAGGAGTAGGCGATCCAAAATTAATTAAAGGTAAAACTGATTTTGATTTACCTTGGAAAGAAGAAGAAGCTAATTGGTTTCGTTTGAATGATAGTCGAGCTATTGAATCAAAAATACCTGAAAGTATTGTTAAACCACAACTACAAGCAGATGGTAGACAGTGTTGGTTAGAAGTCAACACAATTCCGATTTGCGATGCGAACGGAAATGTTACTAACGTTTTAAGTACTCTCGAAGATATCACAGATCGTAAGGAAGTAGAAGTTACTTTGCAGAAGTTATATGAAGAGTTAGAAATTAGGGTACATCAGCGAACTTCCGAACTTACTAAAGTAGTTACCCATTTACAAGAAGAAATTAAACAGCGGCAAGCAATAGAAAATCAGTTTCGACTCAGCGAGGAAAAGTTACAGAAACTTTCTGCTAATGTCCCCGGCATGTTATATCAATTTAAACTCGGAGCCGACAATCAATTTAGTTTTCCTTATATTAGTTCCGGCTGTTTTGAAATCTACGAACTTTCTTCGGAGCAGATTAGTGCCGATGCTAGTTTATTTATTTCTTGCGTTCATAGAGATGAGCGTGAGGATTTTGAAAAATCTATCGCTAATTCTGCTCGAAGTTTGCAACCTTGGCAATGGGAAGGAAGAATTATCCTTACTTCTGGAAAAACAAAATGGATACAAACTGCATCCCGTCCACAAAAACAGCAAGATGGTTCGATTCTTTGGGATGGTGTGGTGATGGATGTAACTCCTTTGAAGCAAGCCGAGAGAGCTTTGAAAAGAGCTTATGCAGATTTAGAAAAGCGAGTAGAAGAACGAACTCAGCAGTTAATGCAAAGCAATCGAAGCTTGCAAAAAGAAATTAGCGATCGCAAATCAGTACAGTCAGAACTTTTAACTTCTCGGCAAAGATTAGCGTTATTAGTTGAGCAAACGCCTTTAGCTGTAATTGAATGGGATATAGATTTTAAGGTACAAGAATGGAACAAAGCCGCAGAAAATATTTTTGGGTATACAAAACAAGAAGCAATTGGTAGTCATTTGGAGTTTATAGTTTCCCAAACAGCATTAGAACAAATCCATCATTTAAAGACTGCACTATTTTCGCAGAAAGGTGGAACCAGAATCGTCACAGAGAATATTACCAAAGAAGGTAAAACCATTATTTGTGAATGGTATAACAACCCTTTGGTTGCCGTGAATAGTGAAGTCATTGGTGTTGCGTCTTTGGTTCTAAATATTACCAAAAGAGAAGAAGCACAAACAACTTTACAAGAACAAGAGCAGTTTCTCCGCAATATTTATCAAGGAGTTGAACAACTGATTTTTGTTGTTAACGTTTTAGATAATCGCGAATTTGTTTATGCTGATTGGAACGCAGCCACAGAGAAAGCTATCGGCATAAAATCACAAAATGGCATCAGTAAATTTCCTGAAGAAGTGTTTGGAGACGTTCAAGGTGCAAAAATACGTCAACAATACATCCGATGTTTAGAAGCAGGTATAGCTATAAGCTATGAAGAAAATCTAACCATTCAAAATCAAGAGCTTTGTTGGTTAACTACTCTCAATCCTTTAAGAAATGCAGAAGGTAAAATTTATCGGATTATAGGCACATCATTTAATATAAGCGAACGCAAACAAGCAGAAACGCAATTAAAACAGCAAACACAGGAATTAGAAACAGCCCTTAACGAACTGCAAAAAGCTCAAATGCAGTTAGTAAAAAACAAAAAAATGTCTTCATTGGGTAATTTGCTTGCAGGAGTAGCCCAAGAAATTAATCATCCTGCAAACTTTATTTACGGAAATATTAGTAATGTAAACAATTATGCTTACAACCTCTTAAATCTGGTGCAACTGTATCACAACTATTATCCTCAGCCTGCATCAGAAATACAGAAAATGCTCGAAGAAGTTGACTTAAAATTGCTGCTTCAGAATTTACCGAACCTTCTCGATTCGATGAGAATTGAAGCGCAACGCATTCGAGAAATAATTGCATATTTACATACCTACTCGCGTTTAGATGAAGCTCAAATCAAAAAAGTTGATCTGAATGAAAGGTTAGATCGTACTTTAATGATGTTAGATAATCGTATTCAAGGCAAATTAAAACACCCATCTATTCAGATTATTAAAAATTACGGTAACTTACCACCGGTAGAGTGCTATCCCAGTCAAATCAATCAAGTTTTTATAAATATTTTGAGTAATGCTTTAGATGCTGTAGAAGAGTCAATAGAATCAAAGCAGAC